The Medicago truncatula cultivar Jemalong A17 chromosome 7, MtrunA17r5.0-ANR, whole genome shotgun sequence genome includes the window AATTAAGACTTGAATGTTTTTTATGAACTCACTCATCCTTAAAAAAGGTGAACGGAGTATTTAACTTAGGCTGATTTTAGTCTGCACCACTAAATAGATTGGTCCAACTTGGACCCATATTTCCACCATTGGATTCATCTAAAACTCACACTACTATAATACTCCATCTGCAGTTGATTGTTTCTCCCTTTCCTCTACCACATCTCTCCTTGACGTGCAACCTTCTTCCTCAACCCTCCTCCGCCGCGCTGAGTTCCGACCACCGTACTGTTGGAAGCGGAAACACAATCTCAATTGTTGTTGCTTCTGCTAACATCTCAATTGAATTGCTGATTAATGGTGTCATTGTGATCAATCAAGTAGGTGAAAAGAGGAGAAGAGTGAGAGATATAATGTGTAGATGGACTATCATAAAATATGTGTATTAGATGAAACCAATGGTGAGAACATATTGAGTGAATGACGTGGCCATTGTTAGTTAGTGTTAAAAAAAGAGTTTGGGTTTGATTCTGacaaattgaaatgaaactCAAATTTGATACGATGTTGAAGCAATAGGCAATGGCTGCTTCTGCTTTTGGTTTTGGTGGTATTAGATTCTCCAAGACTATACCTTTGTCCAAATACATTCCTCCTCTTCAGCCTCATCACAACAAcacctttttctctttctttccttcttcttcttcttcttcttcttcttcttcttcttcttctataaATTTCTCTACGAAACCACTTCCAATGTCTCATCATAAGCATCTCACCATTAATGGtgatgaacaaaacatcattaaACCTTCTCCTCTATTCGTTGATGATTATCACAATATTGATCAACAACTTCTCGATAACATCGCTTATGATGCTCTTGTTTGGGCCTCTCTTCACGGTCTTCTCATGGGAGATAAATCTTACCAGGTACTCTTTTCCTCCttgatttcattattattaattaattattcacaCCATAAACTCatttaacaaacaattttttttttttttattcatttttactaAGGCATGTCTCCATCTAACAAACTAACTCAAAtgcttctctttattttatatatatattttttttggaatccATTTTTTTACAATGGGTTTGTCAGAATCATATATTGTACCACCAAGTAGCTTTTACAAAATCACTGTGATTGCACTTATTAGTCCTGGCGTAAATAAATTAGgtttaaaaagaagaacaaaaattataattttttttcttcttctaattacAGAAATCAGGAATGGTTCCTGGTGTTGGATTGATGCATGCCCCGTTTTCATTATTCCCAACGTCGTTTCCAGAAAGTAAATGGAAGCAAGCTTGTGATTTGGCACCTATATTCAATGAACTTGTTGACCGTGTTAGTTTAGATGGTAAATTTCTTCAAGAATCTCTCTCAAGGTCCGTTCTAATTCACTGTTGctctattgttttttattcattatCACAAGTGGGTCACCCTTTTGGTGTGTTTCTACGTCTTTTCCATTTTCAGCTTTTAATTGTCTCTTTCTTATCTCAATGCAGAACTAAGCAAGTGGACGAATTTACCTCTAGACTTTTAGATATTCATTCCAAGATGCTACAGCTCAACAAAAAAGAGGTCGGTATATTTGTTAaagtgtaattattattattttttaatacatgATGCCGACATATTCTCTTTTTCACAATAACGCTAcatatctttatctttttttttataaagtggatCAAATGAATTTACTCATATATTAATTTTACTGTTGGAATAATTTTAACTTAATAGGAAATAAGATTTGGATTACATCGTTCAGACTATATGCTTGATGAACAAACCAAATCACTTTTGCAAATAGAGCTCAACACTATTTCATCTTCATTTGCTGGTTTTAGTACTCTTGTCACTCAACTTCATAGGTAAACTTTTGCTTTAACTCTAATTTATTATAATCTCTGATTTTCTCATACTtcctctttttttcctttcttttgcGTCCTATTTTTGACCTCCGTGCTCTGAATTTTTCCAACTCAATTGTTTCTTTATATCAGTTTGTGATTATTTATCAGGTACATACTTACTTGCCATGGAAAATTGCTTGGTCTGGATTCAGAAAAGGTTCCTGCCAATAATGCTGTCAGCCAGAATGCCGAGGCCTTGGCTAAAGCTTGGAGTGAGTATAATAACCCAAGGTTAGATCCGAGAAATAACTACCCTTTTTCAGTTCACTTTATTCTACTGCTAATTTTGGTTCCTTATATTTCTGAATGATTCCATACAGGGCTGTGATTATGACTGTGGTTCAGGCTGAAGAGCGAAACATGTATGACCAGCATTTTCTTTCTGCTGTTCTAAGAGACAAATATCCTTATCACTGTAGTTATAAACTTACAATAGTAATTTTATTGCATCTGATTTCTGTTACCAAATGTGATATCAGAGGGTATGAAGGGTATTTTATCATATAAGGAAATGActagttttatattttaaacatattCTGGTTATGGAGTTGTTGTCCTTAGCTTTGAACACGCATGGTATTACAATTGTTCGTAAAACGATGGCAGAAGTTGACCAAGAAGGAGAAATTCTACCAGATGGAACACTTTCTGTGTATGTAGGCTTTAGCCATAAAAAACTGACTTCCTCATAAGTTTGTAGCCTACTCAACTTGTTTTCTGACTGTAgagaattcacttttttttactgTAGTAATGGACAAGCAGTTGCAGTAATTTACTTCAGGGCTGGCTATACACCAGTTGATTATCCTTCAGAATCAGTAAGTGACGAGTTTATATTTTCTTGCTTGTCCATAAGAATTGCGCTTTTACATCGTAGAGAAATTTTGTTACTTAAACAGTTAAACTCGTTATTTGAAAGATTAGGAAAGGTTAACCCACTGACCCTTGTATGATGTTTGTGACAAAAAGAAGAGCTGATTGCTGTCtattaatatttgattgaaTGTTAGCCACCTTATTTTTGTTCTGTTGGTTTGCTTGACGGCTTTATAGTTGTCTTTTTGCACCCGACAAGTATTGAATGctttataaagataaataacttCCAGTTTGGACCCCAAAATAGTTGAGTTCCATAAGTAATATTATTTGTTGATTGGTCGGTACAGCTTGGGTTTTGCATGATTTTACTATGTAAAAACTTTTGTAgcacacctttttttttttactgttagCTTACTTTTTCAAACTAACATGAACTGATTGACTCTTACCTCAATCAATCTTTATATTCCATGGATTATCTTCTCTGCCATAACTTTGTTTCTTGATATAGTTGTCTTATCTTGAAATGTTAGTGAGCCTTTTATCCTGACAATGAGTTCTCATTGCTCATGCTTTGGGCATAACTTGCTCAATATGTAGGAATGGAGAGCTAGACTATTGATGGAACAATCTTCTGCTGTCAAATGCCCTTCAATATCGTATCATTTGGTTGGCACCAAGAAGATTCAACAGGAACTTGCAAAGCCAGGTGTTCTTGAGAGGTATCTTCTAATTagttttcttcatctcttcctTGCCTCTTTCAGTTATTGTTTTGAAAGTAGTTTGATCAATTCAATACTACGATTAAATGAAAAGTGTATAAATGGGAGTGAATGATGTGTGTTGTGAGATCGCCTTCTTCAGAATCTTCTGTTCTCAAGTCCATGCCTTACTTATTTGATTAATCATGGATATGGTTGTGCCAGCTatttatgatttgattgattggtgattttcttaaaaaaattttgCTTGGTGCTCCGTATCTTCTTCATATCTTGTTTGAAGCTAATTTAGTTCAGTCCGACCCTATGCTTTTCTGCTTGGCCAGCAGTGGCAAGAATGCATCATTAATGGTTTGGAACTTCGGATTCTTACAAGTTTACACAGAAACGGAAGGTTTGGAACAGTGAGGGCTTTGATAAAAACTTTAGGTGGATTGAAAGAAGAcagtttatgttgtttatagaACAATCGTAAGAATGAATTCAACGAGGTTTTGATGTTAGAGGAAACTGGCTGCAACTAATCATCTTTAAATGATTAGTTGAACTGCTTtgtctgtttttcttttttcttctgtgTGTTCGAGTGTTTAAATGTTTTCTTCGAGGGGATATCTTATCCGGTTATCCCCTATTCTTGCACCTTaaatttttcttccaaaattaCTTGTTCTGTCTtgaaaaaaaagcaaaataacaaaaataaaaaagtcattttGGATGATCGGTGTAAATGAATATGTTCCCTTTGGAACTACGCTCGTACTTCCTATTATGGTTATAGGAATTACAATTTATCAAATGTACTGTACTAAACATGATCTGATCCTATAGTAGACATTTCCCTTGCACTTTCATctcaaaaaaccaaaataaattgatttgtATTTTTAGTTGACCATAGTTTGTTTTTCTGGTCAATATCTTTTCCTAAATCCTTGAATCAAAATGTAAGCAGGTTCCTTGAAAACAAAGACGATATCGCAAAAATGCGTGAATGCTTTGCAGGACTATGGAGTTTGGATGACTCAGATATTGTTAAAAAAGCAATTGAACGACCCGAATTATTTGTGATGAAGCCCCAGAGAGAAGGAGGAGGTACTACCACCCCTAAAACGTGATCTAACTTTCTGCTCTCCGACTTTgttgaaaattatattaaatgagCTGTAATTATCTTTCAGGAAACAATATTTATGGTGATGCAGTGCGAGACACCCTCATAAAATTGCAGAAAACGGGTTCTCAAGAAGATGCAGCTTACATACTTATGCAGAGGATATTTCCAAATATTTCTGCTGCAGTTTTGATGCGTAATGGTGGTTGCCACAAGGACCACGCCATCTCAGAACTTGGGATATTTGGTACTTATTTAAGGTACATTACTTGACTATATATCTTTATAGCTCGGTGcataaattttcataatgtCTTTTTACGAAGAATTTGCATAATGCTTGACATCCGCGGGGACTTGAATTTGCAGGAATAAGGATAGGGTTGTTATGAATAATCAAAGTGGCTATTTGATGCGTACGAAAATATCATCATCTGATGAAGGTGGGGTTGCAGCTG containing:
- the LOC11425656 gene encoding glutathione synthetase, chloroplastic; amino-acid sequence: MAASAFGFGGIRFSKTIPLSKYIPPLQPHHNNTFFSFFPSSSSSSSSSSSSSINFSTKPLPMSHHKHLTINGDEQNIIKPSPLFVDDYHNIDQQLLDNIAYDALVWASLHGLLMGDKSYQKSGMVPGVGLMHAPFSLFPTSFPESKWKQACDLAPIFNELVDRVSLDGKFLQESLSRTKQVDEFTSRLLDIHSKMLQLNKKEEIRFGLHRSDYMLDEQTKSLLQIELNTISSSFAGFSTLVTQLHRYILTCHGKLLGLDSEKVPANNAVSQNAEALAKAWSEYNNPRAVIMTVVQAEERNMYDQHFLSAVLRDKHGITIVRKTMAEVDQEGEILPDGTLSVNGQAVAVIYFRAGYTPVDYPSESEWRARLLMEQSSAVKCPSISYHLVGTKKIQQELAKPGVLERFLENKDDIAKMRECFAGLWSLDDSDIVKKAIERPELFVMKPQREGGGNNIYGDAVRDTLIKLQKTGSQEDAAYILMQRIFPNISAAVLMRNGGCHKDHAISELGIFGTYLRNKDRVVMNNQSGYLMRTKISSSDEGGVAAGFAVIDSVYLT